In Pyricularia oryzae 70-15 chromosome 2, whole genome shotgun sequence, one genomic interval encodes:
- a CDS encoding zinc-regulated transporter 1 — translation MSSFVPQDFSWTSIPTELLAAELARRDDVDTKPKCGSKERGHYDTALHVFALGLILLLSTCACAFPLLTNRSGGGRRQTKIVFICQHFGTGVLIATAFVHLLPTAFLSLTDPCLPHVFSKGYTAMAGLVAMTAALVVVSVESYLTTRGGLTHSHSHHHVWDEDDEEGEDGNKTQGINGASSSGGMAARRERRPSNIMLDDIGASEGLMAGASPLPESTPVVASTNGRKHLNGNANDPQERNKHVYQPRDSSSSSRESLDLELNLDELDPVPEHDAQPPAPPSQQRDRMLGQTPAPPPDEQKRLLLQCLLLEAGILFHSVFIGMALSVATGPAFVVFLVAISFHQSFEGLALGSRIAAIHFPRSSLRPWLMVLAYGTTTPIGQAIGLLVHNMYDPRSQAGLLMVGFMNAISAGLLLFAGLVQLLAEDFLSEKSYRVLHGRRRTEAFLAVFGGAGLMAVVGAFA, via the exons ATGTCGAGCTTCGTCCCCCAGG ATTTCTCGTGGACATCAATCCCAACCGAACTACTGGCCGCCGAACTAGCACGCCGCGATGACGTTGACACAAAACCCAAGTGCGGTAGTAAAGAAAGAGGACACTATGACACGGCTCTACACGTCTTTGCCCTCGGGCTGATCTTGCTTCTGAGCACCTGCG CTTGTGCATTTCCCCTCCTCACGAACCGATCCGGCGGAGGACGACGACAGACCAAAATAGTCTTCATATGTCAACATTTCGGCACCGGAGTCCTCATCGCGACAGCCTTTGTGCACCTACTACCGACGGCATTCCTCTCCTTGACCGACCCTTGCCTGCCGCATGTATTCAGCAAGGGATATACGGCCATGGCTGGCCTCGTGGCCATGACGGCCGCCCTTGTCGTCGTTTCGGTCGAATCCTACCTCACCACCCGCGGCGGTCTGACACACAGTCACAGCCATCACCATGTATGggacgaggatgatgaggagGGAGAGGACGGCAACAAAACCCAGGGCATCAATGGAGCTAGCAGTAGCGGTGGAATGGCCGCTCGCCGGGAAAGGCGTCCTTCGAATATCATGTTGGACGACATCGGCGCTTCGGAAGGTCTCATGGCCGGCGCCTCACCACTCCCCGAGTCTACACCCGTCGTAGCCTCTACGAACGGCAGGAAACACTTGAATGGGAATGCAAACGATCCgcaagaaagaaacaagcaCGTCTACCAGCCCCGCGACTCTTCATCTTCTTCCCGGGAATCCCTGGACCTAGAACTGAACCTCGACGAACTCGACCCCGTCCCCGAGCACGACGCCCAGCCCCCGGCACCGCCATCGCAACAACGCGACCGCATGCTGGGACAGacaccagcgccgccgccagacGAGCAAAAGCGGCTGCTGCTACAGTGCCTGCTCCTCGAAGCCGGCATCCTCTTCCACAGCGTCTTCATCGGCATGGCGCTGTCGGTGGCGACGGGACCAGCCTTTGTGGTGTTTCTGGTGGCGATATCGTTCCACCAGTCCTTCGAGGGCCTGGCGCTCGGGTCGCGCATCGCAGCGATCCACTTCCCGCGGTCTTCGCTCCGGCCGTGGCTGATGGTGCTGGCGTACGGCACCACGACGCCCATCGGGCAGGCCATCGGCCTGCTGGTCCACAACATGTACGACCCGCGCAGCCAGGCGGGCCTGCTGATGGTCGGCTTTATGAACGCGATCAGCGccgggctgctgctgtttgCCGGTCTCGTCCAGCTCCTCGCCGAGGACTTTTTGAGCGAAAAGAGCTACCGGGTCCTGCACGGGAGGCGGCGGACAGAGGCATTCCTGGCGGTGTTTGGGGGCGCGGGGTTGATGGCCGTGGTGGGGGCTTTTGCGTGA